A DNA window from Desertibacillus haloalkaliphilus contains the following coding sequences:
- a CDS encoding polysaccharide biosynthesis protein → MAYKNRLMGLILIDSLIVLLCIYFVYFMIMPTSEVVSTVLMISSITLLASHHIFASIFKLYKRVWQYASINELTAILKAVTLSIAVTAIVQLILVQDVYARTLVVTWMMHILFIGGSRFVWRMVRDTYIKPNKNKTNTLIVGAGAGGTMVARQLLHNPDSELYPVAFIDDDPTKQNLEVLGLPVLGGSDQIAKVVEDQDIENIVIAIPSLNRNELNDIFKECTKTNAKTQIIPKLEDIMTGKVSVNEFKDVEVEDLLGRDPVELDIDKIEQKLTNKTVLVTGAGGSIGSEICRQVAKFNPKTLILLGHGENSIYSIELELKKSYPDFDVVTEIADVQDHEKMMTIMSARKPDVVYHAAAHKHVPLMERNPEEAVKNNVIGTKNVAEAASEAGVNTFVMVSTDKAVNPTSVMGATKRLAEMVVQHMDIISDTRFVAVRFGNVLGSRGSVIPLFKKQIKAGGPVTVTHPEMIRYFMTIPEASRLVLQAGALAKGGEIFVLDMGEPVKIVDLAKNLIRLSGYTENEIPITFTGMRPGEKMYEELLSKDEVHEEQVYPKIYVGKTPPVNINVAYDLVNGFETMSKEQLREELLDIANFRKKELEVVG, encoded by the coding sequence TTGGCCTATAAAAATCGACTTATGGGTTTAATCCTTATTGATTCATTAATTGTGCTTTTATGTATTTATTTTGTTTACTTCATGATCATGCCGACATCAGAGGTTGTTTCAACTGTATTAATGATTAGTTCAATAACACTATTAGCAAGTCACCATATTTTTGCCTCAATTTTTAAGCTGTATAAACGAGTCTGGCAGTATGCAAGTATAAATGAGTTAACAGCGATTCTAAAAGCTGTTACGCTCTCGATTGCTGTCACAGCAATTGTCCAGCTCATACTCGTCCAAGATGTGTATGCACGGACGCTAGTCGTAACATGGATGATGCACATCCTCTTTATTGGGGGCTCGCGCTTTGTTTGGCGAATGGTCCGAGATACGTATATTAAGCCGAATAAAAATAAAACGAATACGCTCATTGTTGGTGCAGGTGCAGGGGGAACGATGGTCGCGAGGCAATTGTTGCATAACCCAGATTCTGAGCTCTACCCAGTGGCGTTCATTGATGATGACCCGACAAAGCAAAACCTTGAGGTGTTAGGACTACCGGTTCTCGGTGGCTCAGATCAAATTGCAAAGGTTGTTGAAGACCAGGATATTGAAAACATCGTGATCGCGATTCCGTCATTAAATAGAAATGAGCTCAATGATATTTTCAAAGAGTGTACGAAAACAAACGCAAAAACACAAATCATTCCAAAGCTCGAAGATATCATGACGGGTAAAGTTTCGGTAAATGAATTTAAAGATGTTGAAGTTGAAGATTTACTTGGACGAGATCCGGTTGAGCTTGATATTGATAAAATTGAGCAAAAGCTAACGAACAAAACGGTCCTTGTTACGGGTGCAGGCGGGTCTATCGGTTCAGAGATTTGCCGCCAAGTTGCAAAGTTCAATCCAAAAACTCTCATTCTATTAGGTCATGGTGAGAACAGCATTTATTCAATTGAACTTGAACTGAAAAAATCTTACCCAGATTTCGATGTTGTCACAGAAATTGCTGATGTGCAAGACCATGAGAAGATGATGACGATTATGAGTGCACGTAAGCCTGATGTTGTCTATCATGCTGCTGCTCACAAACATGTGCCACTCATGGAACGTAACCCAGAAGAGGCAGTGAAGAACAATGTAATTGGGACAAAAAATGTTGCTGAAGCTGCAAGCGAAGCCGGCGTCAACACGTTTGTAATGGTCTCAACGGATAAAGCGGTGAATCCAACGAGTGTAATGGGTGCAACGAAACGCCTTGCAGAAATGGTCGTTCAGCATATGGATATTATCTCAGATACTCGCTTTGTCGCTGTCAGATTTGGTAATGTCCTTGGTAGTCGTGGGAGTGTGATTCCACTCTTTAAAAAGCAAATTAAAGCTGGTGGACCGGTGACAGTGACGCACCCTGAGATGATTCGTTACTTCATGACGATCCCGGAAGCATCACGCCTCGTCCTCCAAGCTGGTGCACTTGCCAAAGGTGGAGAGATCTTCGTGCTCGATATGGGCGAACCGGTTAAAATCGTTGATCTTGCGAAGAACTTAATTCGCTTATCAGGTTATACCGAAAACGAGATTCCAATCACATTCACAGGCATGCGCCCAGGTGAAAAAATGTATGAAGAGCTACTGAGCAAAGACGAAGTTCATGAAGAACAAGTCTACCCGAAAATTTACGTAGGAAAGACACCACCAGTGAACATCAACGTCGCCTACGATCTTGTTAACGGATTTGAAACGATGAGTAAAGAGCAACTCCGAGAAGAGCTACTAGATATCGCGAACTTTAGGAAAAAGGAATTGGAAGTGGTGGGGTGA
- a CDS encoding YveK family protein — MEETISLKEIFETLKKRIVMIILITVMAVGASGVISYFFLTPMYQTSTQILVSQQATGASSALQSVGFDTDSKYIDTYNVIMKSPYILDQVIEELQLDRSHNALNNQLNVSQEGQSQVVSIRVEDQDPAMAVDIANTTAMVFQREVASLLRVDNVVVLAQAELSETPSPVSPNPPLNMAIGFVVGLMAAVGLAFLLEFLDNTVRTEKDIEDLLGLPVLGTIPVMDGDVNMKGNNQSAKNAKKMRGERVGS, encoded by the coding sequence ATGGAGGAAACAATTAGTCTAAAAGAGATCTTTGAAACGCTGAAAAAGCGGATTGTGATGATCATCCTGATTACAGTAATGGCCGTAGGTGCCAGTGGAGTTATTAGTTACTTTTTCCTAACACCAATGTATCAAACATCAACGCAAATTCTCGTCAGCCAACAAGCGACAGGCGCCTCATCAGCGCTGCAATCCGTTGGCTTTGATACCGATTCGAAGTACATTGATACGTATAACGTCATTATGAAAAGTCCTTACATCCTAGACCAAGTGATTGAAGAATTACAGCTAGACCGTTCACATAATGCATTGAACAACCAACTTAATGTCTCCCAAGAAGGGCAATCACAAGTCGTCTCGATCCGAGTTGAGGACCAAGACCCGGCGATGGCCGTCGATATCGCCAATACGACCGCGATGGTCTTCCAGCGTGAAGTTGCGAGCCTGCTTCGCGTAGATAATGTGGTCGTACTAGCACAAGCGGAATTATCAGAAACACCGTCACCTGTCAGTCCAAACCCGCCATTAAATATGGCAATCGGTTTTGTCGTTGGTTTAATGGCAGCGGTCGGACTCGCATTTTTACTTGAGTTTCTTGATAATACCGTACGAACAGAAAAAGACATCGAAGACCTCCTTGGCTTGCCTGTCCTCGGGACAATCCCTGTCATGGATGGAGACGTCAATATGAAAGGAAATAACCAATCCGCAAAGAACGCGAAGAAGATGAGAGGTGAACGCGTTGGGTCGTAA
- a CDS encoding TIGR01457 family HAD-type hydrolase — protein sequence MSKNYKGFLIDLDGTMYRGTEKIDEAVEFVKQLNERDLPYLFVTNNSSKTPEQVATKLVDMGVPTTPQHVFTTSQATANYIADQQKGDAVYVIGEEGIQQAITDKGLKLVEEKADFVVIGIDRTITYEKLAQGCLEVRNGATFISTNGDVAIPTERGLLPGNGSLTSVISVSTGVKPTFIGKPESIIVNQALDVLGTSKEDTLLVGDNYDTDILAGIRADIDTLIVHTGVTTKEHLKTVEIQPTHAVNTLAEWPFE from the coding sequence ATGTCTAAAAACTACAAAGGCTTCTTAATCGACCTTGACGGCACGATGTATCGTGGCACTGAAAAAATCGATGAAGCTGTAGAATTTGTCAAACAACTAAACGAACGCGATCTACCATATCTATTTGTAACGAACAATTCATCAAAAACACCGGAGCAAGTCGCAACAAAACTCGTCGACATGGGTGTGCCGACAACGCCTCAGCACGTCTTCACAACGAGCCAAGCTACAGCAAACTACATCGCCGATCAACAAAAAGGTGATGCTGTCTATGTCATTGGGGAAGAGGGGATCCAGCAAGCGATCACTGACAAAGGACTCAAGCTCGTCGAGGAAAAAGCGGACTTCGTTGTCATCGGTATCGATCGTACGATTACATATGAAAAACTTGCACAAGGTTGTCTTGAAGTCCGTAACGGCGCGACATTCATCTCAACGAATGGAGATGTTGCGATCCCAACCGAGCGTGGACTACTCCCAGGTAACGGTTCCCTAACATCGGTCATCTCCGTATCCACTGGGGTCAAGCCAACGTTCATCGGTAAGCCGGAATCCATCATCGTTAACCAAGCGCTCGACGTCCTTGGCACATCAAAAGAAGATACACTCCTAGTTGGGGATAACTATGATACTGACATTCTTGCAGGCATCCGCGCGGACATTGATACACTCATTGTCCACACTGGTGTAACGACTAAAGAACACTTAAAAACAGTAGAAATCCAACCAACACATGCGGTCAACACACTCGCCGAATGGCCATTTGAATAA
- a CDS encoding DegT/DnrJ/EryC1/StrS family aminotransferase, whose translation MNERIFLSSPHMSDEGYEMEYVKEAFDTNWIAPLGENVNGFERELAAKVGSKAAAALSSGTAAIHLALRAAGVGEGDIVFCPTLTFSATANPIIYQNAKPVFIDSNYETWNMCPKALEEAFEKYPDVKAVIVVHLYGLSADLDKIVELCKKHNVVLIEDAAESLGTYYKGKHTGTFGDYGIFSFNGNKIITTSGGGMLVSNNEERIAKARFWATQSRGQARHYQHSELGFNYRMSNVVAGIGRGQLKVLDQRVEKKRYIFEFYKRELGGLDGVQFMPSNEWDEPNYWLSSMTLSGKVRPIDIFEALESENIESRPIWKPMHMQPFFEKYDFMGAGVSEKLFDNGVCLPSDTKVTGAQLEKIVGIIKRLW comes from the coding sequence GTGAACGAAAGAATTTTCCTTTCATCACCGCATATGAGTGATGAAGGTTATGAAATGGAATATGTAAAGGAAGCATTTGATACAAACTGGATTGCTCCTCTTGGAGAAAATGTGAATGGTTTTGAAAGAGAACTCGCCGCTAAGGTGGGTTCTAAAGCTGCAGCAGCACTTTCTTCTGGAACAGCTGCTATTCACTTAGCATTAAGAGCGGCAGGAGTTGGTGAAGGGGATATAGTGTTCTGCCCAACACTTACATTCTCTGCTACAGCTAATCCAATTATCTATCAAAACGCAAAACCAGTATTCATAGACAGTAATTATGAAACTTGGAATATGTGCCCAAAAGCATTGGAAGAAGCTTTTGAGAAGTATCCAGATGTTAAAGCAGTTATTGTTGTTCATTTATATGGCTTGTCTGCAGATTTGGATAAAATCGTAGAACTCTGTAAGAAACATAATGTTGTTTTAATAGAAGATGCTGCTGAAAGTTTAGGAACTTACTATAAAGGTAAGCATACTGGAACTTTTGGCGACTATGGCATCTTCTCTTTTAATGGAAACAAAATCATTACAACTTCTGGTGGTGGGATGCTTGTTTCTAATAATGAAGAGAGAATTGCTAAAGCGAGGTTCTGGGCTACTCAATCAAGAGGTCAAGCAAGGCACTATCAACATAGCGAATTAGGGTTTAATTATCGTATGAGTAATGTGGTTGCTGGTATTGGTAGAGGACAGCTTAAGGTGTTAGACCAGAGAGTGGAAAAGAAACGGTATATCTTTGAGTTTTATAAAAGAGAACTTGGCGGTCTTGATGGTGTGCAGTTCATGCCGAGTAATGAATGGGATGAGCCAAACTACTGGTTAAGTTCAATGACTTTAAGTGGTAAGGTGAGACCAATTGATATATTTGAAGCGTTGGAATCTGAGAATATCGAGTCAAGACCAATTTGGAAACCGATGCATATGCAACCGTTCTTTGAGAAGTATGATTTTATGGGGGCAGGTGTCTCGGAGAAACTGTTTGATAATGGTGTTTGTTTGCCTTCTGATACGAAGGTGACGGGTGCACAGTTGGAGAAAATTGTAGGAATTATTAAGAGATTGTGGTGA
- a CDS encoding type II secretion system protein, with protein MVKVSKLISGWLNKIQRSSRVKEERGFTLIEMLAVVTIIGVIAGIAVPSVAAVVENSKERVCEVNLLQLERGYESHLLMENIKHSDEIFTQFLEEYSEPVCDEDCEVIYVDGKVMCSEQSEGITGDPEDNKGDGEPYL; from the coding sequence ATGGTAAAGGTAAGCAAGCTTATCTCAGGTTGGTTGAACAAAATTCAGAGGTCATCGCGTGTCAAAGAGGAAAGAGGTTTTACGTTAATTGAGATGTTGGCTGTTGTGACGATTATTGGGGTTATAGCAGGTATCGCTGTTCCATCTGTTGCTGCGGTAGTTGAAAACAGTAAAGAACGAGTTTGTGAGGTTAACCTTTTGCAATTAGAACGAGGATATGAATCACATTTGCTTATGGAGAACATTAAGCATTCCGATGAAATTTTCACCCAGTTCCTAGAAGAGTATAGTGAGCCTGTTTGTGATGAGGATTGTGAAGTTATTTATGTTGATGGTAAGGTCATGTGTAGTGAGCAGTCTGAGGGTATCACTGGTGACCCTGAGGATAATAAGGGTGATGGTGAACCTTATTTATAA
- a CDS encoding DUF86 domain-containing protein, whose product MYFVDREKIEQTLTYMQECLNVFADQQSWHTTIEKLAVERIAHVVIESIIDTGNSMIDGFIMRDPGSYEDIVDILEDEKVVTTEMAVSLKKVIAYRKQLVQDYTDINHNELADALTTEGTHLNAFPTAVRDYLTNELGPVSAFLPNEK is encoded by the coding sequence ATGTATTTTGTAGATCGCGAAAAAATCGAACAAACCTTAACGTATATGCAAGAATGTTTAAACGTATTTGCAGACCAACAGTCATGGCACACGACCATTGAAAAATTAGCAGTTGAGCGCATCGCTCACGTCGTCATTGAATCGATCATCGACACCGGCAACAGCATGATCGACGGCTTCATCATGCGCGACCCAGGCAGCTACGAGGACATTGTCGACATCCTAGAAGATGAAAAAGTCGTCACAACCGAGATGGCAGTGTCGTTAAAAAAGGTGATCGCCTACCGAAAACAACTCGTCCAAGACTACACGGACATCAACCATAACGAACTCGCTGACGCACTCACAACGGAAGGCACACACCTAAACGCATTCCCAACAGCCGTCCGCGACTACCTCACAAACGAACTCGGCCCCGTATCCGCATTTTTGCCGAATGAGAAATAA
- a CDS encoding helix-turn-helix transcriptional regulator — MTRETPTTKDQILNLLKKHKQLTVADLARQLDITEMAVRRHLNTLQKDSIVSTSLVRQAMGRPTNVYYLTAEGQELFPRNYANVTIDFLKDIEQLGGNDMIDELFARRKERMKAQYEDLIKDSTFEHRLDALAKVQNDHGYMVEWEKEGDGTYVFKEYNCPISQIAKEYPVACACEQELFQEILGTEEIECEACMAIDDVPHCFYKIKEPMNEQ; from the coding sequence ATGACAAGAGAAACCCCCACGACAAAAGATCAAATCCTAAACCTTTTGAAAAAGCATAAACAACTAACCGTCGCTGACCTCGCACGCCAACTCGATATTACCGAAATGGCAGTCAGACGACACTTGAATACACTACAGAAGGACAGCATCGTCAGTACATCACTCGTCCGCCAAGCGATGGGACGACCGACAAATGTATACTACTTAACCGCGGAAGGCCAGGAGTTGTTCCCGCGCAACTACGCCAATGTCACCATCGACTTTCTAAAGGACATTGAACAACTAGGCGGTAATGATATGATTGACGAACTATTTGCGAGACGTAAAGAACGCATGAAAGCTCAATATGAAGACTTAATCAAAGATTCAACATTCGAGCACCGCTTAGATGCCCTAGCTAAAGTACAAAACGATCACGGCTACATGGTCGAATGGGAAAAAGAAGGCGATGGCACATATGTGTTCAAAGAATACAACTGCCCGATCTCACAAATCGCCAAGGAATACCCAGTCGCTTGCGCATGCGAACAAGAGCTATTCCAAGAAATACTCGGCACAGAAGAGATCGAATGTGAAGCATGCATGGCGATCGACGATGTTCCACACTGCTTCTATAAAATTAAAGAACCAATGAACGAACAATAA
- a CDS encoding tyrosine-protein phosphatase, whose protein sequence is MIDIHSHILAGVDDGAKDIDASLEMARAAVEEGITTIIATPHHKNGQYENTKKEIIEATEQLNERLLEEGIDLKVIPGQENRIYGELIEDFSKGEILTIGDGGKFVLIELPSNHVPRYTGQMLFDLQLQGLTPIIVHPERNSELIEHPDMLYKFVKNGAFTQVTASSIAGLFGKKIKKFSEQLIEANLTHFVASDAHNVTSRAFHMNAAYLEIEKKFGTNAVYMFKENAEFILDGQHPYMEPPERVKRKKFLGIF, encoded by the coding sequence ATGATCGATATTCATAGTCATATCTTAGCGGGCGTTGATGATGGGGCGAAAGATATAGACGCTAGTCTCGAGATGGCTCGAGCTGCAGTTGAGGAAGGAATTACGACAATCATTGCCACCCCGCATCATAAAAATGGACAATATGAAAATACGAAAAAAGAAATCATTGAAGCAACGGAACAATTAAATGAACGGTTATTAGAAGAAGGCATTGACCTTAAGGTAATCCCAGGTCAAGAAAACCGCATTTACGGTGAATTAATAGAAGACTTTAGCAAAGGTGAGATCTTAACAATAGGAGACGGTGGTAAATTTGTCTTGATCGAATTGCCATCCAATCATGTGCCACGCTATACCGGTCAAATGCTATTTGACTTGCAACTTCAAGGCTTAACCCCGATCATCGTTCACCCTGAGCGTAACAGTGAACTGATCGAACACCCTGATATGTTGTACAAGTTTGTCAAAAACGGAGCATTTACCCAAGTAACCGCATCAAGTATCGCGGGATTATTTGGGAAAAAGATTAAAAAGTTCTCAGAACAATTGATCGAAGCCAACCTAACACACTTTGTTGCATCAGATGCTCATAACGTCACAAGCCGCGCCTTCCACATGAACGCCGCTTATCTCGAAATTGAGAAAAAATTTGGAACAAACGCCGTCTACATGTTCAAAGAGAACGCCGAATTTATCCTCGATGGCCAACACCCATACATGGAACCACCGGAGAGGGTGAAGAGGAAGAAGTTTTTGGGGATATTCTAA
- a CDS encoding sugar transferase, which yields MERSKGGLYRRFLKRPMDFTLALIAIIVLSPVLWIVAFLVKTKLGSPVLFKQERPGLNEKIFTMYKFRTMTDEKDENGELLPNNVRLTRFGKILRSTSLDELPELFNILKGDMSIVGPRPLLIEYLPLYNEHQKRRHEVRPGLSGLAQVNGRNTITWEEKFDYDVQYVESISLKLDCKIIIQTFLKVFKREGVNSSETVTMEKFKGSFDSK from the coding sequence ATGGAGCGTTCAAAAGGTGGCTTGTATAGAAGATTTTTAAAGAGACCGATGGATTTTACTTTGGCACTTATAGCAATTATAGTATTGAGTCCTGTTCTCTGGATAGTAGCATTCCTTGTAAAAACTAAGTTGGGAAGCCCAGTACTGTTTAAGCAAGAGAGACCGGGTTTAAATGAAAAGATTTTTACGATGTATAAATTTAGGACAATGACAGATGAGAAGGATGAGAATGGGGAGTTGTTACCAAATAATGTGAGGTTAACAAGGTTTGGTAAAATCCTAAGATCTACTTCATTAGATGAATTACCTGAGCTTTTCAATATTTTAAAAGGTGATATGTCTATAGTTGGTCCTAGACCATTACTAATAGAATATTTACCACTGTATAATGAGCACCAAAAACGTCGACATGAAGTGAGACCTGGATTATCAGGTCTAGCACAAGTAAATGGAAGGAACACAATTACTTGGGAAGAAAAATTTGACTATGATGTTCAATATGTCGAAAGTATATCATTGAAATTAGATTGTAAAATCATTATACAGACATTTTTAAAGGTATTTAAGCGAGAAGGAGTCAATAGTAG
- a CDS encoding phosphatidylglycerophosphatase A family protein, which translates to MDIERANDKVEETARKWLQERGVTIDDIADLVYFLQVKYYPDLEMEQCKDNVNRVLGKREVQNAIITGIELDRLAEKEMLQEPLLDIVKRDEGLYGVDEILAFSIVNVYGSIGFTNYGYIDKQKPGILEKLNDKESKECHTFLDDIVGAIAAAASSRLAHSLANVE; encoded by the coding sequence ATGGATATTGAGAGAGCAAATGATAAAGTTGAGGAAACAGCCCGTAAATGGCTTCAAGAGCGCGGGGTTACGATTGATGACATTGCAGATCTCGTTTATTTCTTGCAGGTGAAGTACTACCCTGACCTTGAAATGGAGCAATGCAAGGACAATGTCAACCGTGTGTTAGGAAAGCGTGAAGTACAAAATGCGATCATCACCGGAATTGAGCTTGATCGTCTTGCTGAAAAAGAAATGCTGCAAGAGCCGCTGTTAGATATCGTGAAGCGTGATGAGGGCTTATATGGCGTTGATGAGATCCTCGCCTTCTCGATTGTAAATGTGTACGGTTCAATTGGTTTTACAAACTACGGTTATATCGATAAGCAAAAGCCAGGCATCCTTGAGAAGTTAAATGATAAAGAATCGAAAGAATGTCATACGTTTTTAGATGATATCGTTGGTGCGATTGCCGCAGCCGCATCAAGTCGGTTAGCGCATAGCCTAGCGAATGTGGAATAA
- a CDS encoding HI0074 family nucleotidyltransferase substrate-binding subunit, which yields MSLTRYGLSKATFYKIINLFKEYKESVEEVILFGSRARGDYKETSDIDLAIKFRRNNNEQLYQMKDDLSRENIIYTFDIIDYDKVSNMKLKSYIDKEGKTIFLSNSQGEEMGNVNKLQDKLSDLEKAFKKLQESLQRDPRADDIVIDATIQRFEFTYELSWKLMKSYLEYNGVTDVPSPRKTMKQAFKEGIITEGDKWLAMLEDRNRTSHTYDEEIALAIFEHIKEDYAKLFGDLITEMKKQFEDDEL from the coding sequence ATGAGTCTAACGAGGTATGGTCTTAGCAAAGCGACGTTTTATAAGATCATTAATCTGTTTAAAGAGTACAAAGAATCGGTTGAGGAAGTGATTCTATTTGGCTCTAGAGCTAGAGGAGACTATAAGGAAACCTCGGATATCGATTTAGCCATTAAGTTTAGAAGGAACAACAATGAGCAGTTGTATCAAATGAAGGATGACCTCTCTAGGGAAAATATTATCTACACGTTTGATATTATTGACTATGACAAGGTAAGCAATATGAAGTTGAAAAGCTATATTGATAAAGAGGGCAAGACGATCTTTTTGTCTAACTCGCAAGGAGAGGAGATGGGTAATGTGAATAAGCTTCAAGATAAGTTATCTGATCTTGAAAAAGCATTTAAAAAGCTTCAAGAAAGCTTGCAACGTGACCCACGTGCTGATGATATTGTCATTGATGCGACGATTCAACGATTTGAGTTTACGTACGAGTTGTCATGGAAGTTGATGAAGTCGTATTTGGAATACAATGGTGTTACCGATGTTCCGAGCCCAAGAAAAACAATGAAACAAGCGTTTAAAGAAGGGATCATTACAGAAGGTGATAAGTGGCTTGCGATGTTAGAAGATCGTAATCGAACGTCTCACACCTATGATGAAGAGATAGCCCTAGCTATATTCGAACACATTAAAGAAGACTATGCCAAGTTGTTTGGTGATTTAATTACAGAAATGAAAAAACAATTTGAAGATGATGAACTGTGA
- the galU gene encoding UTP--glucose-1-phosphate uridylyltransferase GalU: MKKIRKAIIPAAGLGTRFLPATKAMPKEMLPIVDKPTIQYIVEEAVKSGIEDIIIVTGKGKRSIEDHFDHAFELEQNLFEKGKTDLLEKVQYSSKMVDIHYIRQKEPQGLGHAVWCARKFIGDEPFAVLLGDDIVEADKPCLKQLIEQYEETGASVIGVQTVADHDTHRYGIVDPVSNVGRRYSVNKFVEKPKPGTAPSNLAIMGRYLLTPEIFNYLDKQEIGAGGEIQLTDAIQKLNEVQRVFAYDFEGVRYDVGEKFGFVKTTIEYALKNDEIRAELLEYLEGVMEKEKVK; this comes from the coding sequence ATGAAAAAAATCAGAAAAGCGATCATCCCGGCAGCAGGGCTTGGGACGAGATTCTTGCCAGCGACTAAAGCGATGCCGAAGGAAATGTTACCGATTGTTGATAAGCCGACGATTCAATATATCGTTGAAGAGGCTGTAAAGTCAGGGATTGAGGATATTATTATCGTTACCGGAAAAGGGAAACGTTCGATTGAAGATCATTTTGATCATGCATTTGAACTAGAGCAAAACTTGTTTGAAAAAGGAAAGACAGATCTACTAGAAAAAGTACAATATTCATCTAAAATGGTCGATATCCATTATATTCGTCAAAAAGAACCACAAGGCCTTGGACATGCTGTCTGGTGCGCGCGTAAATTTATCGGCGATGAACCCTTTGCCGTTTTATTAGGTGATGACATCGTTGAGGCAGACAAACCTTGTTTAAAGCAGTTGATTGAACAATATGAAGAAACGGGTGCTTCTGTGATCGGTGTACAAACGGTAGCTGATCATGATACACATCGTTATGGAATTGTCGATCCGGTAAGTAACGTTGGTCGTAGATATAGTGTCAACAAGTTCGTCGAAAAACCGAAGCCAGGAACAGCGCCGTCTAACTTAGCGATTATGGGGCGTTACCTCTTAACTCCGGAGATCTTTAATTATTTAGATAAACAAGAGATCGGAGCAGGTGGCGAAATTCAGCTCACTGATGCAATCCAAAAGCTAAACGAAGTCCAACGCGTCTTTGCCTATGACTTTGAAGGCGTGAGGTACGACGTTGGTGAAAAATTTGGGTTTGTAAAAACGACGATCGAGTATGCGTTGAAGAATGATGAAATACGAGCGGAATTACTAGAGTATCTTGAAGGAGTTATGGAGAAGGAGAAGGTGAAGTAG
- a CDS encoding CpsD/CapB family tyrosine-protein kinase gives MGRKESRQQNRSLVTYNDSKSPIAEQYRTIRTNIQYASVDREIRTIMVTSAGPGEGKSTTVANLAVVMAQQGKKVLLVDSDLRKPTVHYTFRKSNDQGLTNVLTHQARLDAVISPSDVLGLDILTSGPVPPNPAELLSAKSMESFISDALADYDIVLFDSPPVLAVTDAQILSNLCDGVVLVLSSGKTEQDGAKKAKELLDNANAKILGAVLNAKELKQSQYYYYYGSS, from the coding sequence TTGGGTCGTAAGGAATCTAGACAACAAAACCGCAGCCTAGTCACTTACAATGATTCGAAATCCCCGATTGCTGAGCAATATCGTACGATTCGGACAAACATTCAATATGCATCTGTGGATCGTGAAATTCGCACGATTATGGTCACATCAGCTGGACCTGGTGAGGGGAAGTCAACCACAGTCGCCAACCTTGCCGTCGTCATGGCGCAGCAAGGCAAAAAAGTCCTACTCGTTGATAGTGATTTACGTAAACCAACCGTGCATTACACGTTTCGAAAATCGAATGACCAAGGGCTAACGAATGTGCTTACCCATCAAGCTCGCCTTGATGCGGTCATTAGCCCATCTGATGTGCTTGGTCTCGATATACTCACAAGTGGTCCGGTACCACCGAACCCAGCTGAATTATTAAGTGCAAAATCAATGGAGTCCTTCATCAGTGATGCACTTGCTGATTATGATATCGTCTTATTTGATTCACCACCTGTCCTTGCTGTGACAGATGCACAAATTTTATCAAACCTTTGTGACGGTGTCGTCCTCGTTCTTAGTAGCGGAAAAACAGAACAAGATGGGGCAAAAAAGGCAAAAGAACTACTCGACAATGCCAATGCAAAAATCCTCGGTGCTGTCTTAAACGCGAAAGAATTAAAGCAGAGTCAATATTATTACTATTATGGAAGTAGTTAA
- a CDS encoding four helix bundle protein: protein MDRNTNKLIVWKKAHILVLKVYDITSSFPRDEQFGLTSQLRRAAVSVPSNIVEGKARGSLEEVKYQLLLARDLKYIDGRVSRINKSSERSRQYAKWIVGVIGK from the coding sequence ATGGATCGAAACACCAACAAGCTAATCGTCTGGAAAAAGGCACATATTTTAGTGTTAAAGGTGTACGACATTACAAGTAGTTTTCCTCGTGATGAACAATTTGGTCTAACTTCACAGTTGAGGAGAGCAGCTGTATCTGTGCCAAGTAATATCGTAGAAGGTAAGGCCCGAGGTTCGTTAGAAGAAGTGAAATATCAGCTATTGTTAGCGCGAGATTTGAAATATATAGATGGCAGAGTATCAAGAATTAATAAGTCGAGCGAAAGAAGTAGGCAGTATGCTAAATGGATTGTTGGTGTCATTGGAAAGTAG